Sequence from the Mytilus galloprovincialis chromosome 13, xbMytGall1.hap1.1, whole genome shotgun sequence genome:
atttctaaaatatttttggtcCTGTCGattcttgtttattttgtaaaacatttctaaaatatttttggtcCTGTCGattcttgtttattttgtaaaacatttttaaaatatttttggtcCTGTctattcttgtttattttataatacatttctaaaatgtttttggtCCTGTCGattcttgtttattttgtaaTACATTCCTAAAAAGAATTTTTGGAAGAATCATTGATTCGGTCCTGTAAATGCCAAATGCCAATATCTATTAATTACTGAGTGTGTAGGATCttcatactgtggattcactatTATTTGTGGCATACCAATTTTCATGTGAACACGGTGAACAGGTGAACCAAGAATTCAAATTTGTAATGaagtataaattatatattggcTAATATTATAATACAGATatttgtaaaatcacaaaataatatgaaaatcAGATATCCaagaaaaacatttattgtcCTTAATCCACAAAATTCACTGGTACCCATGAAAAGAAATAAAGTCACTGTATTTCATGTTCaaatgaaaatttacatttttgttttaaattataacaAATGTATGTCAAAGATGttttaagataacaaaaatttgcACATAAAAAACTTATACTGTTTATATTTTCAGAGACGAGTTTTCAAGGATATCAACAAACAAGAGATAGGATTTTCTACTGTGGCATGTGTATCTTTAGTGGCAGCATTAGTCTTGGCTATTGTCAAAATAGTTGAACTTGCAAAAGATCAAAATACTAAAGATCCAGATTTTACATTTGCTTTGATTGTCATTATAAATACAAGTAAGTACCtgtatatttcataaaataaatttgcatgcaaaaaaaaagggggaggggaggGGAGGGGAGGGGATAACCTAAGGGACAATTGAAAACTATAAATCAAAGTCAACAGCAGACAACAGTCCTCAACACATCATAGActgtattacaaatgtattatgactgtttaaattttatattttttcttatatataaaaagaagatgtggtatgattgccaatgagacaactctccacaatagaccaaaataacacagaaattaataaatataggtcaccgtacagccttcagcaatgagcaaagatATGACTGTTCTTGATGTTGTTACATTGGTTATGTACTTCCAATGAGATGTGATGCATAGTTGCTACTTTTCCAATAGCTTTGTTGATGTTACAAAATTGTATCAGAATGAAGAATACCAACATCACTTATCATGCTAATGTAGGCTGTAGGGTGACCttcagttgttaatttgtgtcaattagtctcttgtggagagtttaactcagtttcattggcaatcataccacatcttcttattttgtatTGATATTCCAAGTGGCCATTGTACagtttgtacatgttgtatgtagaACATATAGAATGTCAAAACATCTTGGACATgtctttttcacatttttcatttctacatttttatacaaattttaaaatagtcatgtcaatgtaattttgtttctcaaaaaaaaatatgttgcaagTTTCTTAACAATATTTGATTTCAGTATTTTGCTTGTACTATGTGTTGAATGGGATACTTGCTGAAAGACCATATGAGATTCTAGTTTTTGTCTTAGCAAACATAATAGTGTGGATATATGTCATTGCTAATTATGCTATTAGTCCGGGAGATATCAAATTGGTAAGGAATTGTTTAACATTAAGACATCTTTAATTTAAATGTTTCAGCAAAAATAAATACTTCTTTATACTAAATTTGTTGGATGTGTACTAATTGCTATTTTATTAATTAGTCTATGAGATATCAAATTGGTAAGAAATTGTTAAACATTAAGACATctttaatttaaatgtttaagcaacaacaacaaaaaaatacttctttatactaaatctgttggatgtgtactgattgatagcTTAGTATTGGATATCAAATTGGTAGgaacttgttttacatttaatatatatatagtctacTAAGGGGTACATGTACATCTCTTACTTATAAGTTGAATTTGGACCTTTAACTAGCTTTAAGATCAGTACTGTCATGACTatgtgtcttttgtttttgttttgtgctTAGGACTGATTTGAGACAAACACAATCTCGAATAACTGtaatttttgttagtttttgaatGAAAGATGTGGGTGTAgtacagcaacacaacaacaacaaaatttaaaatatgcatttatGCATGCATTATTGAATATATCATTGGTATTTTACCTTCAATATATTTGTGCCGTGGTCagtttatttaagaaaaaactttgaactttCTTACAGTTTTTGAATATTCTGAtacatttcagaaattaaagaaacctACATGTTTACACTCAGTTTGAAATATTATAATTCTTATACATTTCAGATAAGGCTTGTACTAGCCTGTATTTTAAGTCCAATATTGATAGTACTTGGAGTACTGATTGCTAAGCTGTATAATGATTCAGGAAAACTTATTTTTAGAACAGTTGGAGCAAATACTGAACAGCAGGCAATGTGTAAAACAATGTTCGCATTTTTTGGGCTCTTAAAATTTGACCTACAATTAGGGGTAGGTATAATTCTGTTACTTCTacagaatatatatgttttatattcttaatgttttttaatttttggcaTTAGAATGCTTTTCCCAACTGAAGATATTTTTAATTCTTATACCCATGTGCGATAGCAGATTTTGTTTTGTAATCAGATGCATGTTCAGTTTACATACACTGTGAGCTTCAATTAGTTAAGAAATTCCATAGTTTATCTCATTACATAATTTCACTTAAGACAGGTCCCTGTTAAAACAGAGTTTGGTAGAAATTCCATAGTTTATCTCATTACATAATTTCACTTAAGACAGGTCCCTGTTAAAACAGAGTTTGGTATAAATAGGTCTTGTATTTTGTGTATTGCTGTTGCATTTCATTTAAGAAaagtttttttattgacaaatgtATGTAATGAATTCAATAGAATAAATGTCCATTGCTCTTTATATTTAGTCAACATGGTAGCAGTACACTCTAGACTTTTTAAGGTGGAatccaacactttcactaaaattaatttggctcgtttaattttcataaaattttgtcaaagtatttactttgagactttaataaaaatataaaaattaaaatttttttgaaccaactgttttgacagaaaaaatacactggttatatagcaatttgacaaacaccaattttgatcattgagaagcttaatattccttttacaacacaatgtaattaaaacgtttagctgactttacagagttatctccctgtagttttaggtaccaccttaactgacACTCATTCTAAGATTAAAGAATACCCACAACAATGTGTGTAGTCCCATCAATATTAACATACAAAGGATAAGTTAAATtggtgacatatagacatagaaatatttattaatatgttATAATAGATGTAATTGACAATTTAATGCATTGAATTGCAAAagttaatttgtttatttgagatgaaaacaaaaaaagttttaaattatttaattttgtttacagttGAGTATGGTGGTACTGATCCTTACAAATGGAACCAAGACAGATACCCAGGACATTGTCATTTTATCAGTGGGACCTGTTTatactgttatttgttttttacttGGATACCTCAGTGTAAGTTTATTCGGTTGTTCCTTTTTCATTCTGTTCTTTGTTCATTCATCCATTCAATCATtcttttattttgacttcaagatttattatttatttatatattgccTTCTTCATTCATTCATTTCATAATCTATTTCATTGATATATTCATTCAttcgttcattcattcatttgtgcgttcattcattcattcattcatttatttgttcatttattcatttgttttttcttcaacaCTTATTCCTTTATGTATTCATTGTAGATATTTATGATCTGATTTTGACTCATTCATGTTATGTTTTACATTATAATCTGATGCTCCTTTAAAACAACTAGACCAAACTCATCTACAATTAACACATATTCTTCATCAGGACATGAAGTTGTGTACCTGCTTTAATCAGagtgttattgtttattttatttggaaatGGCTGGTGACACAAATATTTCCTTGAAGACTCACATTCTACCAAACTTGGTCTGAATCAgggattgattgatttattggtgTTAAACACCATTTTCGGTACTATTGGCCATTATGTGATAATCAGTTTCTTATTGGTTAGGAGGAAGACAGAGTGTCTGGAGAGACCCACAGACCTGCCttaggaaaactaacaatcctacCTAGTCCATTAAGTTTAGAGTGGAACACACCTGCTGTTTGTGGGATTTGAACTTAAACCTTCAgagttgacaggctagtgattcAGTAGGTCGCCTAGTTCAGCCTTGAAGGCCCAGAGGACTGATTTGTTGCAACAGTTGACATAATTTACTCTTTAACTCTAAGTCGATGTATAAATTAATAGGTTACTGGAACATTTATCCCTTGAAATATATTATACAAGTATTTTAGCCTTGTAAGATTTGTTATGAAATGAGTACCATATATTTAATCtatttataatttcttaattCTGACATGATATACTtaatatattgattgataaatgatactttgtCATGCATGCTAACActatatttgaattctttttttaaactttttttttattacattttccaGGTGCGATGGGAAAACAGAAAACTGGCTATAGCTTTTGGGATTTCATTGTTAACTCAACCAGGctatattttatacaaaattattcAGGTAACCGTTTTATtgattgttaatgtctgtgtcatttttgtcttttgtggatagttgtctcattggcaatcatattatcataccacatcttctttttttatataaaagtggtTATTTCTATGAATTAATAGGATACTGATTGATGTAATAGTAACTCCAATCCTACTAACTTGTTTTCAACCTTCTATTACAACTTTATTTTGGTTCTAGAAGGAAGATGATATTTTTGAGAAGGATTTATACCTTTAAAATGCACCCAAACTGCCaataattaaaatgataataCATTGCTTAAGTAATCAAAGTAAACAATTTACACAAATACATTAGGTTTGTTTGAATTTGTATACCTTTTCATTGGCACCAattatgaggcccctcatgggggtcctagtaatcacataatcaccatttttttgccaatataatcacataatcattaaatatttgcttatctttagtaatcaaataatcataaactaaaaatacagtcctaggtaatcaaataatcatgaaatatttggcttaataatcaaataatcattaaaaaaacggccaagtaatcacataatcaaaaaccccatgagggccctcaattATTATTTATTGAGAACACATATTTTTTGGTggctttttttctcttttcttttttttttgtccatttttctggGCCACTATTCCATAAACCCCATCCACTCCCTCCAGTAACGGTACTTTATATTAACTTTGGGGGAAAAAAACCTTCAAACTTAACATTGTCTTTCCCTGTCCTTCTAG
This genomic interval carries:
- the LOC143056961 gene encoding uncharacterized protein LOC143056961, with the translated sequence MSKEIDNQDAPITFADIGITKTPQLADTRLGKRRVFKDINKQEIGFSTVACVSLVAALVLAIVKIVELAKDQNTKDPDFTFALIVIINTIFCLYYVLNGILAERPYEILVFVLANIIVWIYVIANYAISPGDIKLIRLVLACILSPILIVLGVLIAKLYNDSGKLIFRTVGANTEQQAMCKTMFAFFGLLKFDLQLGLSMVVLILTNGTKTDTQDIVILSVGPVYTVICFLLGYLSVRWENRKLAIAFGISLLTQPGYILYKIIQTGENINDGNLALAATTFTCAALALIIRISVAIFAVRTYLNFGYGLSEKVFPMSKHRSVTDGSKDIQDSPTRHSEEGLKQDDS